The Streptomyces europaeiscabiei genome window below encodes:
- a CDS encoding anti-sigma factor antagonist (This anti-anti-sigma factor, or anti-sigma factor antagonist, belongs to a family that includes characterized members SpoIIAA, RsbV, RsfA, and RsfB.), whose product MTPDAHDRAAPRPEDVATGPGPGPEAAAAAAANPYARTRRIGPFVVIEVSGEIDVASAGLVAEHLTAATTGSAEPDVLVDLRHVSFFDCSGLRVLCRAEAAAAASGGRLRLVSDQPRMHRLLRAARLLGRFPPLPDLPPVPPPSPPPPQRPSLK is encoded by the coding sequence ATGACTCCGGATGCCCATGACCGTGCCGCACCGCGGCCCGAGGACGTGGCCACCGGGCCCGGCCCCGGGCCGGAGGCGGCGGCAGCAGCAGCAGCGAACCCGTACGCCCGCACCCGCCGCATCGGGCCGTTCGTCGTGATCGAGGTCTCGGGCGAGATCGACGTGGCGTCGGCGGGCCTCGTGGCCGAGCACCTGACGGCCGCCACCACCGGGTCCGCCGAGCCGGACGTGCTCGTCGACCTGCGCCACGTCTCCTTCTTCGACTGCTCGGGCCTGCGGGTGCTGTGCCGGGCGGAGGCCGCGGCCGCGGCAAGCGGCGGCCGGCTCCGTCTCGTCTCCGACCAGCCCCGGATGCACCGGCTCCTGCGCGCGGCCCGACTGCTGGGCCGCTTCCCTCCGCTCCCGGACCTTCCTCCCGTTCCCCCTCCGTCGCCCCCGCCACCGCAACGGCCAAGTCTCAAGTAG